The Spirochaetota bacterium genome contains the following window.
AGGCTGTCCTGGACCGGATTTGATCCAAGCCAGATGGCAAAAAGAGCCTTTTTCAGGTCAAGACCGGCAATGGAGCCCAGATTCTGCATTTTACCGGTCTCTTTGAATTTAAACTGCGTGGACAGACCGGCGGGTGTGTAGGTTATATAAACCACATCGCCCTTGGTAAATTTAATAGCATTGAACTGATCCATGAAAGCCTTTGTCTTGGGTGATGTATATCCTGCTTTCGCGGATTTGGCAAATCCTTCGTTGACCGTTTCAAGAAAACGCTCACGAGTGACGAGCTTGCTATCCAGGGTAAGGATCATCTGCATCGGCTCATTGGCTTCGATAATCGTCTTTCCATCTTTC
Protein-coding sequences here:
- a CDS encoding chalcone isomerase family protein, which produces MRVKRISLLVIIAACVLALAAPGMSADYMIGGKKMAKNGSGVRTKSIFGTLYFLTLYVSENLKGKDGKTIIEANEPMQMILTLDSKLVTRERFLETVNEGFAKSAKAGYTSPKTKAFMDQFNAIKFTKGDVVYITYTPAGLSTQFKFKETGKMQNLGSIAGLDLKKALFAIWLGSNPVQDSLKASLLSGK